In the genome of Manis javanica isolate MJ-LG chromosome 17, MJ_LKY, whole genome shotgun sequence, one region contains:
- the LOC118973819 gene encoding uncharacterized protein isoform X3: protein MLAAPTIKCDKLPLLLSLGRETWVFQPRGHGHHSILVVPPGVKSPTIHLAPVAVAPARADIRTTVPKGTVAKQPPMVLRQLHIKEAKCSWSPPSLRAGEGASLSTPPLTGLAGRSCSCASQAFPWHLAQGRKRSGTERGCLRGPGEVERGGQAAERLKHHGSKLAGKCNSGHCHVYHRRLHLFLQQGSTMRRPRTRLI from the exons ATGTTAGCGGCGCCGACTATAAAATGTGACAAGCTACcgctcttgctttctttgggacGAGAAAC GTGGGTCTTCCAGCCGAGGGGCCACGGCCATCATTCCATCTTG GTGGTTCCTCCAGGAGTGAAGAGCCCCACCATCCATCTGG CTCCTGTGGCAGTGGCCCCCGCACGAGCTGACATTAGAACCACAGTGCCCAAGGGGACGGTGGCCAAGCAGCCCCCCATGGTCCTCCGGCAGCTGCACATCAAAGAGGCCAAGTGCAGCTGGAGCCCCCCTAGCTTGCGTGCTGGGGAAGGAGCATCCCTCAGCACCCCTCCTCTGACCGGACTTGCAGGGAGGAGCTGCTCGTGTGCCAGCCAGGCCTTCCCATGGCACTTGGCGCAGGGCCGGAAGC GTTCCGGGACCGAGCGCGGCTGTCTCAGAGGCCCAGGCGAGGTAGAGAGAGGAGGCCAAGCAGCTGAGCGGCTGAAGCACCATGGCTCCAAACTCGCAGGAA AATGTAACTCTGGCCATTGCCATGTTTACCATCGTCGCCTCCATCTATTTCTTCAACAAG GCTCAACAATGAGAAGACCCAGGACGCGCCTAATCTAA
- the LOC118973783 gene encoding uncharacterized protein isoform X3, translating to MSQKSQAGRQSTQPGFLPEASNNIQDKSQDPAPITPSFQVSLQEPLPVKSHQVSIQDPLPVGGRQVSLEVPLPVGGCRVSFEVPLPVGGRHVSLQDTRSITYSRHFDTQDVLPTFQTRYLSVRSPPLTTHTPWTNMESRTYGKQDHPPRPQSLHAGVQGSMLPIQAKTSVPHSITHSPDASRKSVESMIWTSKESFEDFEDSTQLNQNTLESSIHNLPSDSSLEVDSGRIQKIRRHRHSRLPTGWWLLQQAKKFSHQLSLILSLAGMMIIGCISLGQAWIHFQCFNISCMHEYDRTAYFLDVTWIFLFVAFITSFCLSIVLINIVFFTSSNLPTLDFSNIISSILTGSSMILGVLFYLRQAHEYLQEGMTYRLGLLFLPELREFLVQHDAPGSLNLGPGTHTTSGLTTLLSSPPLPPRVLVLFQSF from the exons CAGCCTCCAAGAACCTCTACCAGTCAAGAGTCACCAAGTCAGCATCCAAGACCCTCTGCCAGTCGGCGGTCGCCAAGTCAGCCTCGAAGTCCCTCTGCCGGTCGGCGGTTGCCGAGTCAGCTTCGAAGTCCCTCTGCCGGTCGGTGGTCGCCATGTCAGCCTCCAAGACACACGGTCAATAACCTACAGTCGCCATTTCGATACTCAAGATGTTCTGCCAACTTTCCAAACTCGCTATCTCAGTGTCCGAAGCCCTCCATTAACTACTCACACCCCCTGGACCAATATGGAATCCCGTACCTACGGTAAACAAGACCACCCACCAAGACCTCAGAGTCTCCATGCGGGCGTTCAAGGCTCCATGTTACCAATCCAGGCCAAAACCAGTGTTCCCCATTCAATTACTCATAGCCCAGACGCCAGTAGGAAAAGTGTGGAATCAATGATCTGGACCTCCAAGGAGAGTTTCGAAGACTTTGAGGACAGCACTCAACTCAACCAAAATACCCTAGAAAGCAGTATCCACAATTTACCATCAGACAGCTCCCTTGAGGTTGATTCTGGCAG GATTCAGAAGATACGTAGGCACAGACATTCACGGCTGCCCACGGGCTGGTGGCTGCTGCAACAGGCCAAGAAGTTCAGCCACCAGCTGAGCCTGATACTGAGCCTGGCTGGCATGATGATCATCGGTTGCATCTCTCTGGGCCAGGCCTGGATCCACTTCCAG TGTTTCAACATCTCCTGCATGCATGAGTACGACCGGACTGCTT acTTCTTGGACGTTACCTGGATCTTCCTCTTTGTCGCCTTCATCACCAGCTTCTGCCTCTCCATCGTGCTCATAAACATCGTCTTCTTCACAAGCTCCAACTTACCCACGCTAGACTTCTCCAACATCATCAGCAGTATCTTGACAG GAAGCAGCATGATCCTGGGGGTCCTGTTCTACCTGAGGCAAGCGCATGAGTACCTGCAGGAAGGCATGACCTACAGGCTGGG GCTTCTTTTCCTACCTGAACTACGTGAATTTCTGGTCCAGCATGATGCTCCAGGCAGTCTGAACCTAGGACCGGGGACTCATACCACCTCTGGCCTGACAACGCTGCTGTCcagccctcctctcccacccagagTCCTAGTCCtttttcagtccttctga
- the LOC118973819 gene encoding uncharacterized protein isoform X4 has product MGSGPLWVFQPRGHGHHSILVVPPGVKSPTIHLAPVAVAPARADIRTTVPKGTVAKQPPMVLRQLHIKEAKCSWSPPSLRAGEGASLSTPPLTGLAGRSCSCASQAFPWHLAQGRKRSGTERGCLRGPGEVERGGQAAERLKHHGSKLAGKCNSGHCHVYHRRLHLFLQQGSTMRRPRTRLI; this is encoded by the exons ATGGGGTCAGGACCTTT GTGGGTCTTCCAGCCGAGGGGCCACGGCCATCATTCCATCTTG GTGGTTCCTCCAGGAGTGAAGAGCCCCACCATCCATCTGG CTCCTGTGGCAGTGGCCCCCGCACGAGCTGACATTAGAACCACAGTGCCCAAGGGGACGGTGGCCAAGCAGCCCCCCATGGTCCTCCGGCAGCTGCACATCAAAGAGGCCAAGTGCAGCTGGAGCCCCCCTAGCTTGCGTGCTGGGGAAGGAGCATCCCTCAGCACCCCTCCTCTGACCGGACTTGCAGGGAGGAGCTGCTCGTGTGCCAGCCAGGCCTTCCCATGGCACTTGGCGCAGGGCCGGAAGC GTTCCGGGACCGAGCGCGGCTGTCTCAGAGGCCCAGGCGAGGTAGAGAGAGGAGGCCAAGCAGCTGAGCGGCTGAAGCACCATGGCTCCAAACTCGCAGGAA AATGTAACTCTGGCCATTGCCATGTTTACCATCGTCGCCTCCATCTATTTCTTCAACAAG GCTCAACAATGAGAAGACCCAGGACGCGCCTAATCTAA
- the LOC118973783 gene encoding uncharacterized protein isoform X2 codes for MSQKSQAGRQSTQPGFLPEASNNIQDKSQDPAPITPSFQVSLQEPLPVKSHQVSIQDPLPVGGRQVSLEVPLPVGGCRVSFEVPLPVGGRHVSLQDTRSITYSRHFDTQDVLPTFQTRYLSVRSPPLTTHTPWTNMESRTYGKQDHPPRPQSLHAGVQGSMLPIQAKTSVPHSITHSPDASRKSVESMIWTSKESFEDFEDSTQLNQNTLESSIHNLPSDSSLEVDSGRIQKIRRHRHSRLPTGWWLLQQAKKFSHQLSLILSLAGMMIIGCISLGQAWIHFQVPLTPPGDPAGPLTIPIDTILFTQCFNISCMHEYDRTAYFLDVTWIFLFVAFITSFCLSIVLINIVFFTSSNLPTLDFSNIISSILTGSSMILGVLFYLRQAHEYLQEGMTYRLGCSFYLAWTGVFLFLMTGFFSYLNYVNFWSSMMLQAV; via the exons CAGCCTCCAAGAACCTCTACCAGTCAAGAGTCACCAAGTCAGCATCCAAGACCCTCTGCCAGTCGGCGGTCGCCAAGTCAGCCTCGAAGTCCCTCTGCCGGTCGGCGGTTGCCGAGTCAGCTTCGAAGTCCCTCTGCCGGTCGGTGGTCGCCATGTCAGCCTCCAAGACACACGGTCAATAACCTACAGTCGCCATTTCGATACTCAAGATGTTCTGCCAACTTTCCAAACTCGCTATCTCAGTGTCCGAAGCCCTCCATTAACTACTCACACCCCCTGGACCAATATGGAATCCCGTACCTACGGTAAACAAGACCACCCACCAAGACCTCAGAGTCTCCATGCGGGCGTTCAAGGCTCCATGTTACCAATCCAGGCCAAAACCAGTGTTCCCCATTCAATTACTCATAGCCCAGACGCCAGTAGGAAAAGTGTGGAATCAATGATCTGGACCTCCAAGGAGAGTTTCGAAGACTTTGAGGACAGCACTCAACTCAACCAAAATACCCTAGAAAGCAGTATCCACAATTTACCATCAGACAGCTCCCTTGAGGTTGATTCTGGCAG GATTCAGAAGATACGTAGGCACAGACATTCACGGCTGCCCACGGGCTGGTGGCTGCTGCAACAGGCCAAGAAGTTCAGCCACCAGCTGAGCCTGATACTGAGCCTGGCTGGCATGATGATCATCGGTTGCATCTCTCTGGGCCAGGCCTGGATCCACTTCCAGGTGCCATTGACACCCCCTGGGGACCCTGCTGGCCCCCTCACCATCCCCATCGACACCATTCTCTTTACGCAGTGTTTCAACATCTCCTGCATGCATGAGTACGACCGGACTGCTT acTTCTTGGACGTTACCTGGATCTTCCTCTTTGTCGCCTTCATCACCAGCTTCTGCCTCTCCATCGTGCTCATAAACATCGTCTTCTTCACAAGCTCCAACTTACCCACGCTAGACTTCTCCAACATCATCAGCAGTATCTTGACAG GAAGCAGCATGATCCTGGGGGTCCTGTTCTACCTGAGGCAAGCGCATGAGTACCTGCAGGAAGGCATGACCTACAGGCTGGGGTGCAGCTTCTACCTGGCGTGGACTGGCgtctttctcttcctgatgaCTG GCTTCTTTTCCTACCTGAACTACGTGAATTTCTGGTCCAGCATGATGCTCCAGGCAGTCTGA
- the LOC118973783 gene encoding uncharacterized protein isoform X1 gives MSQKSQAGRQSTQPGFLPEASNNIQDKSQDPAPITPSFQVSLQEPLPVKSHQVSIQDPLPVGGRQVSLEVPLPVGGCRVSFEVPLPVGGRHVSLQDTRSITYSRHFDTQDVLPTFQTRYLSVRSPPLTTHTPWTNMESRTYGKQDHPPRPQSLHAGVQGSMLPIQAKTSVPHSITHSPDASRKSVESMIWTSKESFEDFEDSTQLNQNTLESSIHNLPSDSSLEVDSGRIQKIRRHRHSRLPTGWWLLQQAKKFSHQLSLILSLAGMMIIGCISLGQAWIHFQVPLTPPGDPAGPLTIPIDTILFTQCFNISCMHEYDRTAYFLDVTWIFLFVAFITSFCLSIVLINIVFFTSSNLPTLDFSNIISSILTGSSMILGVLFYLRQAHEYLQEGMTYRLGLLFLPELREFLVQHDAPGSLNLGPGTHTTSGLTTLLSSPPLPPRVLVLFQSF, from the exons CAGCCTCCAAGAACCTCTACCAGTCAAGAGTCACCAAGTCAGCATCCAAGACCCTCTGCCAGTCGGCGGTCGCCAAGTCAGCCTCGAAGTCCCTCTGCCGGTCGGCGGTTGCCGAGTCAGCTTCGAAGTCCCTCTGCCGGTCGGTGGTCGCCATGTCAGCCTCCAAGACACACGGTCAATAACCTACAGTCGCCATTTCGATACTCAAGATGTTCTGCCAACTTTCCAAACTCGCTATCTCAGTGTCCGAAGCCCTCCATTAACTACTCACACCCCCTGGACCAATATGGAATCCCGTACCTACGGTAAACAAGACCACCCACCAAGACCTCAGAGTCTCCATGCGGGCGTTCAAGGCTCCATGTTACCAATCCAGGCCAAAACCAGTGTTCCCCATTCAATTACTCATAGCCCAGACGCCAGTAGGAAAAGTGTGGAATCAATGATCTGGACCTCCAAGGAGAGTTTCGAAGACTTTGAGGACAGCACTCAACTCAACCAAAATACCCTAGAAAGCAGTATCCACAATTTACCATCAGACAGCTCCCTTGAGGTTGATTCTGGCAG GATTCAGAAGATACGTAGGCACAGACATTCACGGCTGCCCACGGGCTGGTGGCTGCTGCAACAGGCCAAGAAGTTCAGCCACCAGCTGAGCCTGATACTGAGCCTGGCTGGCATGATGATCATCGGTTGCATCTCTCTGGGCCAGGCCTGGATCCACTTCCAGGTGCCATTGACACCCCCTGGGGACCCTGCTGGCCCCCTCACCATCCCCATCGACACCATTCTCTTTACGCAGTGTTTCAACATCTCCTGCATGCATGAGTACGACCGGACTGCTT acTTCTTGGACGTTACCTGGATCTTCCTCTTTGTCGCCTTCATCACCAGCTTCTGCCTCTCCATCGTGCTCATAAACATCGTCTTCTTCACAAGCTCCAACTTACCCACGCTAGACTTCTCCAACATCATCAGCAGTATCTTGACAG GAAGCAGCATGATCCTGGGGGTCCTGTTCTACCTGAGGCAAGCGCATGAGTACCTGCAGGAAGGCATGACCTACAGGCTGGG GCTTCTTTTCCTACCTGAACTACGTGAATTTCTGGTCCAGCATGATGCTCCAGGCAGTCTGAACCTAGGACCGGGGACTCATACCACCTCTGGCCTGACAACGCTGCTGTCcagccctcctctcccacccagagTCCTAGTCCtttttcagtccttctga
- the LOC118973819 gene encoding uncharacterized protein isoform X2, which translates to MLAAPTIKCDKLPLLLSLGRETLVTFCPLVPGLWDPGLASVRWVFQPRGHGHHSILVVPPGVKSPTIHLAPVAVAPARADIRTTVPKGTVAKQPPMVLRQLHIKEAKCSWSPPSLRAGEGASLSTPPLTGLAGRSCSCASQAFPWHLAQGRKRSGTERGCLRGPGEVERGGQAAERLKHHGSKLAGKCNSGHCHVYHRRLHLFLQQGSTMRRPRTRLI; encoded by the exons ATGTTAGCGGCGCCGACTATAAAATGTGACAAGCTACcgctcttgctttctttgggacGAGAAACGTTAGTCACTTTCTGTCCTTTAGTTCCCGGGCTCTGGGATCCGGGTCTTGCGTCTGTGAG GTGGGTCTTCCAGCCGAGGGGCCACGGCCATCATTCCATCTTG GTGGTTCCTCCAGGAGTGAAGAGCCCCACCATCCATCTGG CTCCTGTGGCAGTGGCCCCCGCACGAGCTGACATTAGAACCACAGTGCCCAAGGGGACGGTGGCCAAGCAGCCCCCCATGGTCCTCCGGCAGCTGCACATCAAAGAGGCCAAGTGCAGCTGGAGCCCCCCTAGCTTGCGTGCTGGGGAAGGAGCATCCCTCAGCACCCCTCCTCTGACCGGACTTGCAGGGAGGAGCTGCTCGTGTGCCAGCCAGGCCTTCCCATGGCACTTGGCGCAGGGCCGGAAGC GTTCCGGGACCGAGCGCGGCTGTCTCAGAGGCCCAGGCGAGGTAGAGAGAGGAGGCCAAGCAGCTGAGCGGCTGAAGCACCATGGCTCCAAACTCGCAGGAA AATGTAACTCTGGCCATTGCCATGTTTACCATCGTCGCCTCCATCTATTTCTTCAACAAG GCTCAACAATGAGAAGACCCAGGACGCGCCTAATCTAA
- the LOC118973819 gene encoding uncharacterized protein isoform X1, whose product MSIGWVFQPRGHGHHSILVVPPGVKSPTIHLAPVAVAPARADIRTTVPKGTVAKQPPMVLRQLHIKEAKCSWSPPSLRAGEGASLSTPPLTGLAGRSCSCASQAFPWHLAQGRKRSGTERGCLRGPGEVERGGQAAERLKHHGSKLAGKCNSGHCHVYHRRLHLFLQQGSTMRRPRTRLI is encoded by the exons ATGAGTATAGG GTGGGTCTTCCAGCCGAGGGGCCACGGCCATCATTCCATCTTG GTGGTTCCTCCAGGAGTGAAGAGCCCCACCATCCATCTGG CTCCTGTGGCAGTGGCCCCCGCACGAGCTGACATTAGAACCACAGTGCCCAAGGGGACGGTGGCCAAGCAGCCCCCCATGGTCCTCCGGCAGCTGCACATCAAAGAGGCCAAGTGCAGCTGGAGCCCCCCTAGCTTGCGTGCTGGGGAAGGAGCATCCCTCAGCACCCCTCCTCTGACCGGACTTGCAGGGAGGAGCTGCTCGTGTGCCAGCCAGGCCTTCCCATGGCACTTGGCGCAGGGCCGGAAGC GTTCCGGGACCGAGCGCGGCTGTCTCAGAGGCCCAGGCGAGGTAGAGAGAGGAGGCCAAGCAGCTGAGCGGCTGAAGCACCATGGCTCCAAACTCGCAGGAA AATGTAACTCTGGCCATTGCCATGTTTACCATCGTCGCCTCCATCTATTTCTTCAACAAG GCTCAACAATGAGAAGACCCAGGACGCGCCTAATCTAA
- the ACP4 gene encoding LOW QUALITY PROTEIN: testicular acid phosphatase (The sequence of the model RefSeq protein was modified relative to this genomic sequence to represent the inferred CDS: inserted 3 bases in 2 codons; deleted 2 bases in 2 codons; substituted 3 bases at 3 genomic stop codons), whose translation MFAADFGRMLEGAQSDLASLFPEAAWRRSPVHTALVREDKVRGPDSAGVGVGGPETETQRLGGPAPACWAPPGSLCLPLGGAVQAGWAGPPALRSQTWETVDQRQEARLPAHCEALSHPQLLREATEATEYKAGLKAWTDFPTXGNNFTGPALVWEPLRRAGKVLDTLMRQVNPRATHTVRWLRAPAFEPQLCCSCVSSDRSLNLSGLPPLPSWPPPNALQTLAQISALDIKAHVGPSRAAEAQPRGXGEARGREASSGFQPWSCLLDAILPNFSXVXHLGLPLKMVTYSAESLEATYTGGTGTSRVSSFGAFVRGSKERGDCQMHKSGGQEMSRLSAHSMTALPARLGVRVSMMGTPHHMPPASATQMKTQGRWGQPPGQGGCNSPERRTVAVAWDGSGRQVGARSPVSPLSCSLDFRSVALSQGLGVTCLLSPSRNVTISLFYCNDCTGLPLPLSLPGWPDPCPLGHFCRLTXPARSPARGVPCYDSHEFAIPAATVLPPLAGAAGMPAALSVGLTNWRPGCLPAWGGPM comes from the exons ATGTTCGCAGCCGACTTTGGCCGGATGCTGGAGGGCGCTCAGTCCGACCTGGCTAGTCTG TTCCCCGAGGCCGCTTGGAGACGCAGCCCTGTGCACACCGCGCTGGTCAGGGAGGACAAGGTCAGAGGGCCGGACAgcgcgggggtgggggtgggagggccggagacagagacccagagactGGGCGGGCCCGCTCCAGCATGCTGGGCGCCCCCTGGAAGCCTGTGCCTTCCCCTGGGCGGAGCTGTCCAGGCGGGGTGGGCCGGCCCCCCAGCGCTGCGCAGCCAGACCTGGGAGACCGTGGACCAGAGACAAGAGGCCCGCCTCCCTGCCCACTGTGAGGCCCTCAGTCACCCCCAGCTGCTGAGGGAGGCCACCGAGGCTACGGAGTACAAGGCGGGCCTGAAGGCCTGGACGG ACTTCCCGACTTAGGGGAATAATTTTACGGGCCCGGCGCTGGTCTGGGAGCCGCTCCGCAGAGCGGGGAAGGTTCTGGACACCCTCATGCGCCAGGTAAACCCTCGCGCCACCCACACAGTCAGGTGGTTAAGGGCACCTGCATTCGAACCCCAGCTTTGCTGCTCATGTGTTTCCTCAGACAGGTCACTTAACCTTT caggccttcctcccctcccatccTGGCCTCCCCCAAACGCCCTACAGACGCTAGCCCAGATCTCAGCTTTGGATATTAAGGCTCATGTGGGGCCATCCCGGGCAGCAGAGGCCCAGCCGAGGGGGTGAGGAGAGGCGCGGGGCCGGGAGGCTTCCTCTGGGTTCCAGCCCTGGTCTTGCCTGCTGGATGCCATCCTTCCCAACTTCTC AGTCTAGCACCTGGGGCTGCCCCTCAAGATGGTCACCTACTCAGCTGAGTCCTTGGAAG CTACCTATACTGGTGGGACTGGGACTTCGAGGGTGAGCAGCTTCGGTGCGTTTGTGCGTGGTTCTAAGGAGCGGGGAGACTGCCAGATGCACAAGTCTGGAGGTCAGGAGATGAGCCGTCTCTCTGCCCACAGCATGACAGCACTACCAGCCCGCCTGGGGGTCCGGGTCTCTATGATGGGCACACCCCACCATATGCCACCTGCCTCGGCAACTCAGATGAAGACgcaggggaggtgggggcagccCCCGGGACAGGGGGGATGCAACTCTCCAGAGCGACGGACAGTGGCCGTGGCCTGGGATGGATCAGGCCGCCAGGTAGGAGCCAGGAGCCCGGTTTCTCCACTCAGCTGCTCTCTGGACTTCAGGTCAGTGGCACTAAGTCAAGGCCTGGGTGTCACTTGTCTGCTCTCGCCCTCCAGGAATGTCACAATCTCCCTCTTCTACTGCAATGACTGCACCggcctgcctctgcccctcagcCTCCCTGGGTGGCCAGACCCCTGCCCACTAGGCCACTTCTGCCGGCTGA GCCCTGCCCGGTCTCCAGCTCGTGGGGTGCCCTGCTACGACTCCCATGAGTTTGCAATCCCTGCAG CCACCGTCCTGCCCCCGCTGGCT GGGGCTGCGGGTATGCCTGCAGCGCTCAGTGTGGGGCTTACGAACTGGAGACCTGGCTGCCTGCCGGCCTGGGGAGGGCCTATGTGA